The following are encoded together in the Dyella terrae genome:
- a CDS encoding MFS transporter yields the protein MYFATVLSRVLFGGGDHSLLATLAGFAISYAMRPLGALVFGVIGDRLGRRHTLLLSMALMTVAMLITALLPDYRHMGVVAGYLLLLLRCLMAFSVGGEYTGVVAYLLEGSEKRHRGLVTSLASAASEIGALLAVGVSAVTVALSSRDDLDAWAWRIPFFVGAALAGSVWIARSAMQESPDFERQQARGSVPRTPVRDTLAHHRIAIWRTFAISALGSITYYVGITYVPAFLSSTGTLGESESLTLSTLAAVAVILITPWVGSLSDRVGRKPVLGWLAVLSAALPLAMFSLMAHGSRWQIILATVVLACVAGGVSAVGAPATAEQFPGEGRLSGLALGATAATAIFGGVTPFLAELLIRLTGWSAVPGAMIAVIALAVLPVLLTMPETRPQR from the coding sequence CTGTATTTCGCCACGGTGTTGTCGCGGGTGTTATTCGGTGGTGGCGATCATTCGCTACTCGCCACGCTGGCGGGTTTTGCCATTTCGTATGCGATGCGGCCGCTGGGCGCGCTGGTGTTTGGTGTGATTGGCGACCGCTTGGGCCGGCGGCATACGTTGTTGTTGTCGATGGCGTTGATGACGGTGGCGATGCTGATCACCGCACTTCTGCCCGACTATCGTCACATGGGCGTGGTCGCGGGTTATCTGTTGTTGCTGCTGCGCTGCCTGATGGCGTTCTCCGTCGGAGGCGAATACACCGGCGTGGTCGCTTATCTGCTCGAAGGCTCGGAGAAGCGGCATCGCGGACTGGTGACCTCGCTGGCCTCGGCGGCCAGCGAGATCGGTGCCTTGTTGGCGGTCGGCGTGTCGGCGGTGACGGTGGCTTTATCGAGCCGGGATGATCTCGACGCATGGGCGTGGCGCATACCGTTCTTCGTTGGTGCGGCTTTGGCCGGCAGTGTCTGGATCGCGCGCTCAGCCATGCAGGAGTCACCGGATTTCGAGCGCCAGCAGGCGCGCGGTAGTGTGCCCCGGACGCCGGTGCGCGACACGCTGGCCCATCACCGCATTGCTATCTGGCGCACCTTTGCGATCTCCGCACTGGGATCGATCACCTATTACGTGGGTATCACCTATGTGCCGGCGTTCCTGAGTTCCACCGGTACGCTGGGTGAAAGTGAGTCGCTCACCTTGTCGACGCTGGCGGCAGTGGCAGTGATCCTGATTACGCCGTGGGTCGGGTCGCTCTCTGATCGTGTGGGACGCAAACCGGTATTGGGTTGGCTGGCGGTGCTGAGCGCCGCGCTGCCGCTGGCGATGTTCAGCCTGATGGCGCACGGCTCGCGATGGCAGATCATCCTGGCGACAGTGGTACTGGCTTGCGTCGCCGGTGGCGTCAGCGCGGTGGGTGCGCCGGCGACGGCGGAACAATTCCCCGGCGAAGGGCGCCTCAGCGGCTTGGCCCTGGGGGCAACCGCGGCTACGGCGATTTTTGGCGGCGTTACGCCCTTCCTTGCCGAGTTGTTGATCCGGCTGACCGGTTGGTCGGCTGTGCCCGGGGCCATGATTGCGGTGATAGCCCTGGCCGTATTGCCGGTGCTGCTGACCATGCCGGAAACCCGGCCACAGCGCTGA
- a CDS encoding MFS transporter, with protein MSLSLVGLLALGHCAAFADRHLPAVAAPLLKTSLGLSDTQLGFLDGPAFVLLYVAGMLVSWPLANSPHRLRLLAGCIGVWVLGMLIFALAPTFDVLVLGRALVGFGQALFVPLALGLIVQCSAPAQRGRSMAVFTAAAVAGRGLALLAGGAALMLLAHWMPASAHAHWRVLFLVMAAPNLLLMVLLCCRRERIPTFPSSSKVAAEMLAAFRARPGTFCAYLGSAGASVLVVQGIGAWAPSILHREQGLSPAVAALVFGLALLVAAPLGHLLAGLLVDKRARHVTPMSIVAVALMAVVPMLWAIPSATSATQACVLLALASLAGGTAAVAALAGLPLMLHVQVRDIGLRLFLTFITLVGVALGPYMAGVVSDSLGMGGHGLSLALYKVCSVAAAAGVSAALLASQGWRRVVAEVAE; from the coding sequence ATGTCCCTCTCTCTGGTGGGCTTGCTTGCGCTCGGACACTGCGCGGCGTTCGCTGATCGCCATCTTCCAGCGGTGGCAGCGCCTCTGCTCAAGACCAGCCTGGGTCTGAGCGACACGCAGTTGGGCTTCCTCGACGGGCCAGCCTTTGTGCTCCTGTATGTCGCGGGCATGTTGGTGAGCTGGCCTTTGGCGAACTCTCCGCACCGACTGCGCTTGCTCGCCGGGTGCATCGGCGTGTGGGTGTTGGGCATGTTGATCTTTGCCCTCGCTCCCACATTCGACGTGCTGGTGCTGGGGCGTGCCTTGGTCGGCTTTGGGCAGGCGTTGTTCGTGCCGCTGGCGCTGGGTTTGATTGTGCAGTGTTCGGCGCCCGCACAGCGTGGGCGCTCAATGGCGGTGTTCACCGCGGCGGCGGTTGCGGGGCGCGGCCTTGCGCTGCTCGCGGGCGGCGCGGCGCTGATGCTGCTGGCGCATTGGATGCCTGCGTCTGCACATGCGCATTGGCGCGTGCTGTTTCTGGTGATGGCAGCACCCAACCTGCTGTTGATGGTTCTGCTGTGCTGTCGGCGGGAGCGCATACCGACGTTTCCGTCGTCATCGAAGGTCGCCGCCGAAATGCTGGCAGCATTCCGCGCGCGGCCGGGCACTTTCTGCGCGTATCTGGGCAGCGCGGGCGCGAGCGTGTTGGTGGTGCAGGGCATTGGTGCGTGGGCGCCATCGATACTGCATCGCGAGCAGGGGTTGTCTCCCGCCGTGGCGGCGCTGGTGTTTGGCCTGGCGCTGCTGGTGGCGGCGCCCCTGGGGCATCTTCTGGCCGGCCTGTTGGTCGATAAGCGCGCGCGGCACGTCACGCCCATGTCCATCGTGGCGGTGGCTTTGATGGCGGTGGTGCCGATGCTGTGGGCGATTCCATCTGCTACATCGGCGACGCAGGCATGCGTGCTGCTCGCGCTTGCTTCACTGGCTGGCGGCACGGCGGCGGTAGCCGCGCTGGCGGGGCTGCCGTTGATGCTGCACGTGCAGGTACGCGACATCGGGCTGCGGCTGTTTCTCACCTTTATTACCTTGGTCGGCGTTGCGCTCGGGCCGTATATGGCCGGGGTGGTCAGCGACAGCCTGGGTATGGGTGGCCATGGTTTGTCGCTGGCCTTATACAAGGTGTGTTCGGTGGCTGCCGCCGCTGGCGTGTCGGCAGCGCTGCTGGCGTCGCAAGGCTGGCGCCGCGTCGTGGCAGAGGTGGCCGAGTGA